The sequence AACAATCGTACACGGCCTCTATTGTAAACCCGTTTGCCTGTAAAAGTTGCTCTAATGTGGCTTGGCTATAACCGCGTTCAGCATGTTGCTCGCTAAATCGTTCAAACAGGCTATCAGTTCGTTGGGCAAAACCTGTTAATTGCAACCACGAAATACAACGTTCTGGCTCAAATTCTGAATGCATAATGTGAACATAGCCATCTCGTTCATCAACTTCGACTGGCTGCCAAACATGCTCTAAAAAATAGGGCGTGTTAATATCGAAAATCCAGCGTCCGCCAGCTTCAAGCGCTGCCGCAACACATGCAAAAGTCGCAGCCAAATCAGCTTCTTCAAGCAAATAATTGAGGCTATCGTAAAAACAAGTAACCAGTTGAACTGGCTGGCTCACCTGCCAATCACGCATATCGGCACGCCGAAAACGAATTGAGCGTTGTTGGGTCAGATCACCACGGGCTTTGCGTTGAGCTACCTTCAGCATCTCACGCGAGGCATCGATCCCCAACACATCCCAGCCCAAATCGGCGTGTAATAACGCCAACGTTCCTGTACCGCAGGCTAAATCGATCATCGAACGGCCAGGAACGGGATGACGCTCCAGCACCCGCTGCAAATAATCAAACATCAAGACGCTAAAATGGAGTTGCCCGTCATCATAGTAACGGGCATAATCGTTGTACATCATCGAGTTATTCCAACTAATTTCGAGCGCGGTTTACTCGGCGAGCATTTTTCGGTCAAAGCGCACAATATTTTCAACATATTTGGCCAAAATATCAACTTCGATATTGACCGTATCGCCAACCTGCTGCTGGCCGATAATCGCCCAAGCCTGAGTATGGGCAATAATTGCCAAGCCAAAGCTATCATCGGTGGTGCGCGTGATCGTCAAACTCGTGCCATCAACTGCGATAAAGCCTTTTTCGACGATATAGCGCATCAAACTTGGAGCAACCCGAATCGTGATCGCCTTAGATTCGCCATCGGGTTCGATCGCGATAATTTCGCCAGTACCATCGACGTGGCCTTGCACATAATGGCCGCCCATACGCCGCCCCGCCGCCAACGCTCGCTCCAAATTGACCGAACTGCCAAGCTTGAGTTGCCCCAAATTGGTGCGGCGCAAAGTTTCAGGAGCCAAACCAACCTCAAACCAATCGGCTTCAAAGGCGGTTACGGTCAAACAAACCCCATTGACCGCAATGCTATCGCCCAATTGAGCATCACTAGTCGCCAACTTACAGCCAATCCGCAGCGTATTATCGCGCTCTAGGCCCGTATTCGCGACCAAAATTGTGCCAATTTCTTCAACAATTCCAGTAAACATTATCATTCCTTTACTGGGGATCGGTTGTTAGGGATCGGCGGCTAGGAATAATGGAGCTACTTATATCTCCGATAAGGTAGATGCTCTGCGCCTCTGCGTTAAACCTTAGGTTCCGATTCCCGATCCCCAACAACCGATCCCCAATCCCTAACCCAACACACTATCCAATAAGGCGGCATTGGTTTTTTCGGCTTCATTGAGCGTATCGTTGGCTTTGCGTAACTCTTCGCCAAGCTGCTCCATTTGAGCACGAATTTCATCAAAACTCTTGGAATGCAAAATAATATCAGTTATGCGTACTTCAAGGCTTTGTTGTTCGTGCATAAACGAAAGCATTGCATCAATTTCGCCAATCACGGTTTGGAACATATCGATTTTACCAGTCAGCACATGTAAAATATATTCTTCGATTGTACCGCGTAAAATCAAGGTATAAATTTCAACGGGCCGTTCCTGACCATAACGATGCACCCGACCGATCCGTTGCTCGATCCGCATTGGATTCCATGGCAAGTCGTAATTTACCAAGCGATGGCAAAATTGTAAGTTAAGCCCTTGACCACCGCTTTCGGTTGAAAGAAAAACTTGAGCCTTGCCATCACGGAAACGCTCAACTGCATTACGTTTTTGCATCCCGCTCAGGCCGCCGTGGAACAGCACCGATTCAACTCCGTGATCAACCAAGAAATCGCGCAGGAATTCAAGTGTTGCCACAAACTCGGTATAGACGATGATTTTGCTATCATCGTTTTTGATAATTTTGAGTAATGAACGAGCTTTGGATGGAATCTGCATCTCATCGACGATGTTGAGCAAACGTTCTAATTCGCCATTATCAGCAGCATCCATCTTGCCCAAACGCGCCGACATCGCGCCACGCAAGGTATGACCAACCGCACGAGGACTCGAAGTCATTTCCTTGAGCAAGGTCATCAGCACCAACACCAATTTTGAGACTACAACTTTGCCATCGATGCTTTGCAAAACAATATCACCTTCAACATAACGTTGATAGATATGTTTGCAGAAACGCACCATTGCATCGTGAAAATCGTGCTCATCATCGGTCAATTCAATTTCATGATGGTGGATTAAGCGTGGTGGCAACTCAGTCAAAGTATTTGAACGGCGGTTGCGAATCATCACTTCATTGAGCAAAGCGCGTAAATGTTCAACATTACGAGCATGGCGACGATCTTCCATAAACAATTTTTGAAATTGGCGTGGCCCTTTGAGATGGCCAGGCCGCGCAACCGTAATCAAATTATATAATTCGCGCAGCTCGTTTTGAACAGGCGTTGCTGAGAGCAACAAACAATGCTTACGGTTTAAATTGAAAACAAATTTATAACGCCCAGTGCGGTGATTTTTGAGCATATGACATTCATCGATCACCAACATATCCCAAGTACGATCGGTTAGGGCTTTACGATAGGCTCCTTTCGCCCGATCGATCGATCCAACCACCAAAGGATATTGGGCAATATCACTATCATCGCCTAAACGATGAAAATTCATGCCAAATTTATCGTGCATTTCTTCGAGCCATTGCTCAGAGAGTGGGGCAGGGGTTAAAATCAAACAAGTGCGAATCATTTCGCGCAAGTGATATTCTTTGATGATCAAGCCTGCTTCGATCGTCTTACCCAAGCCAACTTCATCGGCCAAAATCGCATTGCCATGCATTTCGCCCAAAACCCGCCGTACAGCCCGCAATTGATATTCTTTTGCATCAATCGCTGCATATTCGAGCGAAAGTAGATGGTCAAAGCCACCTTTGAGGGTATAGTGCTCGGCCTGTTCGCGCACCGACCAACGATCAGCTGGAGTAACGTGGCCACTGAGCAAGCGAGCACGTTCGCCATCGGTTGGTGGGCGAAAACGCAATTCGCCCAAAATTGGCGGCAAGGCCTGCAAGCGTGGCGGCGCAGCTACCGGAATTTGCGGGCGGGTAGTTCGCGTATTGGGCGTTAATGCCGATTCAAAATCAGCTCGAATCAAATGCTCATCTAACTCAAAGCCTAAATGCAAGAGATCAGCTTCAACTTCAGGCTGGTCAATCTCAGGCAATGCTTGGACAAGCTGCTCAAGCTCAAAGGTTGGCTCAGGCAGGCTGGCCAGAATCTCAAGATAACGCTGGCGACGTAATTCATCCATTGGTAAAAACCTATTTTCTACTGATTCGGCTTCGGGTCGTGAGCAGCTTCGCTTAGGCGTAAACGCGCCAATGGCAACAATAAGCTGGCATGGCTGCGTGGGTCGAGTTCGGCGGCGCGGCGCAAAAAGGCCACTGCCTCAGTTGGCCGACCTTGATCCAAGGCGTTGGCTCCATAACTCAAATAAAGTTCAACCAACTGCGGATCGCTGGCCAGTTGGACATAAATCGCCTCAGCTGGCCCATCGCCGGCATTGGTTGGCAATTCAGCTAATTCAGCTTGTTCGGCCTCGATTTCCTCGG is a genomic window of Chloroflexota bacterium containing:
- a CDS encoding class I SAM-dependent methyltransferase, producing MMYNDYARYYDDGQLHFSVLMFDYLQRVLERHPVPGRSMIDLACGTGTLALLHADLGWDVLGIDASREMLKVAQRKARGDLTQQRSIRFRRADMRDWQVSQPVQLVTCFYDSLNYLLEEADLAATFACVAAALEAGGRWIFDINTPYFLEHVWQPVEVDERDGYVHIMHSEFEPERCISWLQLTGFAQRTDSLFERFSEQHAERGYSQATLEQLLQANGFTIEAVYDCFVLTEPTPISHRWLWVCTKQ
- a CDS encoding riboflavin synthase; its protein translation is MFTGIVEEIGTILVANTGLERDNTLRIGCKLATSDAQLGDSIAVNGVCLTVTAFEADWFEVGLAPETLRRTNLGQLKLGSSVNLERALAAGRRMGGHYVQGHVDGTGEIIAIEPDGESKAITIRVAPSLMRYIVEKGFIAVDGTSLTITRTTDDSFGLAIIAHTQAWAIIGQQQVGDTVNIEVDILAKYVENIVRFDRKMLAE
- a CDS encoding DEAD/DEAH box helicase; its protein translation is MDELRRQRYLEILASLPEPTFELEQLVQALPEIDQPEVEADLLHLGFELDEHLIRADFESALTPNTRTTRPQIPVAAPPRLQALPPILGELRFRPPTDGERARLLSGHVTPADRWSVREQAEHYTLKGGFDHLLSLEYAAIDAKEYQLRAVRRVLGEMHGNAILADEVGLGKTIEAGLIIKEYHLREMIRTCLILTPAPLSEQWLEEMHDKFGMNFHRLGDDSDIAQYPLVVGSIDRAKGAYRKALTDRTWDMLVIDECHMLKNHRTGRYKFVFNLNRKHCLLLSATPVQNELRELYNLITVARPGHLKGPRQFQKLFMEDRRHARNVEHLRALLNEVMIRNRRSNTLTELPPRLIHHHEIELTDDEHDFHDAMVRFCKHIYQRYVEGDIVLQSIDGKVVVSKLVLVLMTLLKEMTSSPRAVGHTLRGAMSARLGKMDAADNGELERLLNIVDEMQIPSKARSLLKIIKNDDSKIIVYTEFVATLEFLRDFLVDHGVESVLFHGGLSGMQKRNAVERFRDGKAQVFLSTESGGQGLNLQFCHRLVNYDLPWNPMRIEQRIGRVHRYGQERPVEIYTLILRGTIEEYILHVLTGKIDMFQTVIGEIDAMLSFMHEQQSLEVRITDIILHSKSFDEIRAQMEQLGEELRKANDTLNEAEKTNAALLDSVLG